Proteins encoded by one window of Coriobacteriia bacterium:
- a CDS encoding hydrogenase iron-sulfur subunit: protein MALGVYLSRCGGLVDAAIDVDEALANVREVAAVACVVDDVFDPIVVAAIESDIREGGVDAVVLAGNSAEHLSKSLSAGHLTRRLVSAGVNPNRIVVANLLEQVALAHPGDRIGATRKAAGIIDVAALFATMSPEVESIDLEPKRSVLVLGVTTEAMIAAQRLLQLGYEVVIADRGNGSATAASATVLKSTSAFVRGHARCKFIDGARLVDGDGWLGDYHIQIQSNEGSRRIVVGGILIARPDSAEWVAELREHFRVDVDDDGFARPLDPHNHPAETIDPGIMVVPVRVDGTAHRDKVAAADSVAMALVLRLSQTTVSHYGDTSAVDEALCGGCATCVRTCAFGACTLDENGRSHVDVRRCRGCGKCVVSCPVGARDIVSSPHDYLIEAVRSLSRVPVDVGHARVIGFLCGGCGYPAADAASEFVAQRGQGYPVTFMPLRIPCGGRLDTLYVLEAFKVGFDAVCVYRCRQGHCHNLIGNLDMDRRINLLRAVLRSRNIDDARLRIVDISPTEGERFVESVEEIYVSIASLTNGKGAAV from the coding sequence ATGGCTCTCGGAGTCTATCTTTCGCGCTGCGGCGGTTTGGTCGATGCCGCCATCGACGTCGATGAGGCGCTTGCGAACGTTCGAGAAGTTGCAGCGGTCGCGTGCGTCGTCGACGACGTCTTCGACCCCATCGTGGTCGCCGCCATTGAGTCCGACATTCGAGAGGGCGGTGTCGACGCGGTCGTCTTGGCCGGTAACTCGGCCGAGCACCTCTCCAAGTCGCTCTCAGCGGGGCACCTGACGCGCAGACTCGTATCTGCCGGCGTGAACCCCAACCGCATCGTTGTGGCCAATCTGCTCGAGCAGGTCGCGCTCGCACACCCGGGCGACCGGATTGGCGCGACCCGCAAGGCCGCAGGCATCATCGATGTGGCCGCGCTCTTCGCAACGATGTCGCCCGAAGTCGAATCGATCGATCTCGAGCCCAAGCGCTCTGTCCTCGTGCTGGGAGTGACGACCGAGGCGATGATCGCGGCGCAGCGGCTGCTTCAGCTTGGCTACGAGGTGGTGATCGCTGACCGCGGCAACGGCAGCGCCACCGCAGCATCGGCAACGGTGCTCAAGTCGACGTCGGCCTTCGTACGAGGGCATGCTCGCTGCAAGTTCATCGATGGCGCACGCCTCGTAGATGGCGACGGGTGGCTGGGCGACTATCACATCCAGATCCAGTCCAACGAGGGGTCGCGCAGGATCGTTGTCGGCGGAATCCTCATCGCCCGTCCCGATAGCGCCGAGTGGGTCGCCGAGCTGCGGGAGCACTTCCGGGTGGACGTCGACGACGATGGATTCGCGCGCCCGCTCGATCCGCACAACCACCCCGCCGAGACCATCGATCCCGGCATCATGGTCGTCCCGGTCCGAGTGGATGGGACCGCGCATCGCGACAAAGTCGCGGCTGCCGACTCGGTCGCGATGGCGCTCGTGCTGCGGCTCTCGCAGACGACGGTGTCGCACTACGGAGACACCTCTGCCGTCGATGAGGCGCTGTGCGGCGGCTGCGCGACCTGCGTGCGGACGTGTGCCTTCGGTGCGTGCACGCTTGATGAGAACGGTCGCAGCCACGTGGACGTACGACGATGCCGTGGGTGTGGCAAGTGCGTCGTGAGCTGCCCGGTCGGCGCTCGTGACATCGTGTCATCACCGCATGACTACCTCATCGAGGCTGTGCGTTCGCTCTCGCGCGTCCCGGTCGACGTCGGCCACGCCCGAGTCATCGGCTTTCTGTGCGGCGGGTGCGGGTACCCGGCCGCAGATGCTGCTTCTGAGTTTGTCGCCCAGCGCGGTCAGGGCTACCCCGTCACGTTCATGCCGCTGCGCATCCCGTGCGGCGGCCGGCTCGACACGCTCTACGTCCTTGAGGCGTTCAAGGTCGGCTTCGATGCGGTGTGTGTCTATCGCTGTCGCCAGGGCCACTGTCACAACCTGATCGGCAACCTCGACATGGATCGCCGCATCAACCTTCTGCGTGCGGTGCTTCGCTCGCGCAACATCGATGACGCACGTCTGCGCATCGTCGACATCTCGCCGACTGAGGGCGAGCGCTTCGTCGAGTCGGTCGAGGAGATCTACGTCAGCATCGCCTCCCTTACGAACGGAAAGGGGGCGGCGGTATGA
- a CDS encoding MBL fold metallo-hydrolase, giving the protein MRLTVLGSSASCAGAGQACAGHFLEAGGARILFDCGNGVLSNLGSLEDPTALDAVFITHNHPDHYADIYCLQAMLRYAPTGPAAPIPLYLPEGLFDRLQVLLSDRGGHEMAEAFVPISLMDGETVRVGDVIITPYEVPHTPPTFALRAEVDGTSLCYSSDTLYGDEILRAATGVDLLLAEATLPEEYAGKAPHMTASEAGRLGREAGVRALALTHVWYTNDRETMATLATEEFGHQVFVAQEFDSFDLTPVNGRDD; this is encoded by the coding sequence GTGCGCCTGACGGTATTGGGGTCGTCGGCAAGTTGTGCGGGAGCCGGACAGGCATGCGCTGGTCACTTCCTTGAGGCTGGTGGCGCGCGAATCCTGTTCGACTGCGGCAATGGGGTGCTGTCGAACCTCGGAAGCCTCGAAGACCCCACCGCGCTCGACGCGGTCTTCATCACGCACAACCATCCCGACCACTACGCCGACATCTACTGCCTCCAGGCGATGTTGCGGTATGCGCCGACGGGCCCTGCGGCACCCATCCCGCTCTATCTGCCCGAGGGGCTGTTCGACCGGCTGCAGGTGCTGCTCTCGGATCGGGGCGGTCACGAGATGGCCGAGGCGTTCGTGCCCATCTCGCTGATGGACGGTGAGACCGTCCGCGTCGGCGATGTGATCATCACGCCGTACGAGGTTCCGCACACGCCGCCCACGTTCGCGCTGCGAGCCGAGGTGGATGGCACGAGCCTGTGCTACTCCTCCGACACGCTGTATGGCGATGAGATTCTGCGTGCCGCGACCGGTGTCGACCTGCTTCTCGCCGAGGCGACCCTGCCCGAGGAGTACGCAGGCAAGGCCCCGCACATGACGGCGAGTGAGGCCGGGCGGCTCGGCCGCGAGGCGGGGGTACGCGCACTCGCGCTTACACACGTGTGGTACACGAACGACCGTGAGACGATGGCGACGCTCGCTACAGAGGAGTTCGGACACCAGGTGTTCGTTGCGCAGGAGTTCGACAGCTTCGATCTCACCCCAGTCAATGGAAGGGACGACTAG
- a CDS encoding glutamate racemase produces the protein MDRMPIGIFDSGLGGLTVAREIARALPHESLVYFGDTARCPYGPRDLSEVRRFVLEIGTWLETHRVKLMVIACNTATAAGLELAQRAFDVPVIGVVEPGARAAVMATRNRRVGVIGTVGTIESGAYSRAVRALDAGVTVFSSATPRFVEIVEEGLRLDGGPMEGLLADSADVFVRPSFHQIARDYLDPLKRSGIDTLVLGCTHYPLLSASIQQVVGVQVRLISSAEETAAEVAETLARRDHLAPEGAPARRTFATTGDPAEFARLGGKVFGDALGDVTAVDLSVLAQIPPARLELADNFAGEGVSCA, from the coding sequence ATGGACCGAATGCCCATAGGAATCTTCGATTCGGGCCTCGGGGGGCTGACCGTCGCGCGCGAGATCGCGCGCGCGTTGCCTCACGAGTCGCTCGTCTACTTCGGTGACACCGCGCGCTGCCCGTACGGCCCGCGCGACCTGTCCGAGGTGCGCCGTTTCGTGCTCGAGATCGGCACGTGGCTTGAGACGCACCGGGTCAAGCTGATGGTCATCGCGTGCAACACGGCGACGGCGGCCGGACTGGAGCTCGCGCAGCGCGCTTTCGACGTCCCGGTCATTGGCGTGGTCGAGCCTGGCGCCCGGGCGGCCGTCATGGCAACGCGCAATCGCCGGGTCGGCGTCATCGGCACGGTCGGCACCATCGAATCCGGCGCGTACAGCCGGGCGGTCCGAGCGCTCGACGCGGGTGTGACCGTCTTCTCATCGGCCACACCGCGCTTCGTCGAGATCGTCGAGGAGGGGCTGCGCCTCGACGGCGGCCCGATGGAGGGGCTGCTCGCCGACTCGGCCGACGTGTTCGTGCGCCCGTCCTTCCATCAGATCGCGCGCGACTACCTCGATCCGCTCAAGCGCTCCGGCATCGACACGCTGGTGCTCGGCTGCACGCATTACCCACTTCTTTCGGCATCGATTCAGCAGGTAGTGGGCGTGCAGGTACGACTCATCTCCTCTGCCGAGGAGACCGCCGCCGAGGTCGCGGAAACGCTTGCGCGCAGGGACCACCTTGCGCCTGAGGGCGCACCCGCGCGGCGCACATTCGCCACGACCGGAGACCCGGCCGAGTTCGCACGCCTTGGGGGCAAGGTGTTCGGCGACGCGCTCGGCGACGTCACGGCGGTCGACCTGTCTGTGCTTGCACAGATCCCACCTGCTAGATTGGAACTGGCGGACAACTTCGCGGGGGAGGGTGTGTCGTGCGCCTGA
- a CDS encoding hydrogenase maturation protease yields the protein MSANTALIICIGNVARGDDGVAHAVAAILGEHPADGARVLAATGLDVAHAAEVASADLLVVVDAVRRATPAVEVSPLAPGTAAHSGHAIDAPGLLAVASALYGAAPEAVLVAVAAPEMGHTEELSAIASAAASEAADTVRSLLEQQAGR from the coding sequence ATGTCAGCGAACACCGCCCTCATCATCTGCATCGGCAACGTCGCCCGGGGCGACGATGGCGTCGCGCATGCCGTGGCCGCGATCCTCGGCGAGCACCCGGCCGATGGCGCGCGCGTGCTCGCCGCGACAGGCCTCGACGTAGCCCACGCCGCAGAGGTAGCGAGCGCCGACCTGCTCGTGGTCGTTGACGCGGTACGCCGAGCAACGCCAGCCGTCGAGGTGAGCCCGCTCGCACCGGGCACAGCGGCGCACTCCGGCCATGCCATCGACGCACCCGGCCTGCTCGCGGTCGCCTCGGCGCTGTACGGCGCGGCGCCCGAAGCCGTGCTCGTGGCGGTCGCGGCTCCCGAAATGGGGCACACCGAGGAGCTCTCGGCGATCGCAAGCGCCGCCGCCAGCGAAGCGGCGGACACGGTGCGCTCGCTACTCGAGCAGCAGGCAGGCCGCTAA
- the cheB gene encoding chemotaxis-specific protein-glutamate methyltransferase CheB: MPAIARKIIRVLIADDSLVAREMLATILSSDPGIEVVGQAADGREAVEMVANLRPDLVTMDIHMPLMDGLRATEAIMAYTPTPILVVSSSVRGEGLGSAFDALALGALEVIKKPEPRDWADLEHIGKEVIRKVKVLANVRVITHIGGRRERREAHAAHAAALTGGRTAVAIGSSTGGPSALLSVLGRLPKSLAAPVLVAQHIADGFVPGLVSWLNSGCQVQVVVGEEGVQPEPGVVYFASTGANMVVERGRIGFSPPGKGQLYIPSADSLFESVARSYGKSSVAVLLTGMGADGAEGMRLLHDLGAETIAQDEETCTVFGMPKAAIDLGAVDAVLPISEIADAIVEAVG, encoded by the coding sequence ATGCCCGCCATCGCCCGCAAGATCATCCGTGTGCTCATCGCCGATGACTCGCTCGTCGCGCGTGAGATGCTCGCCACCATCCTCTCGTCCGATCCGGGCATCGAGGTCGTTGGACAGGCGGCGGACGGGCGCGAAGCGGTGGAGATGGTCGCGAACCTGAGACCCGATCTTGTCACCATGGACATCCACATGCCGCTCATGGATGGCTTGCGCGCGACTGAGGCGATCATGGCCTACACGCCGACGCCGATTCTGGTCGTCTCGTCCTCGGTTCGTGGCGAGGGTCTCGGGAGTGCGTTCGATGCGCTTGCGCTCGGCGCACTCGAGGTCATCAAGAAGCCGGAGCCGCGGGACTGGGCCGACCTTGAGCACATCGGCAAGGAGGTCATTCGCAAGGTGAAGGTGCTTGCGAACGTGCGTGTGATCACCCACATCGGCGGTAGGAGAGAGCGCCGAGAGGCACACGCCGCACACGCCGCAGCTCTCACGGGCGGTCGCACCGCGGTTGCGATCGGCTCTTCCACCGGCGGGCCTTCGGCACTGCTGTCTGTGCTCGGACGGCTTCCCAAGTCCCTCGCAGCGCCGGTGCTTGTCGCTCAGCACATCGCAGATGGGTTTGTGCCGGGCCTCGTCAGCTGGTTGAACTCCGGCTGTCAGGTGCAGGTGGTGGTGGGTGAGGAGGGCGTACAGCCCGAACCCGGAGTCGTCTACTTCGCCTCGACGGGTGCGAACATGGTCGTCGAGCGCGGCCGAATCGGCTTCAGCCCGCCCGGTAAGGGCCAGCTCTACATCCCCAGTGCCGACAGCCTCTTCGAATCGGTCGCGCGATCCTACGGCAAGAGCTCCGTCGCCGTGCTGCTCACCGGCATGGGGGCTGACGGTGCCGAAGGCATGCGGTTGCTCCATGACCTCGGTGCCGAGACGATCGCGCAAGACGAGGAGACGTGCACCGTCTTCGGCATGCCCAAAGCTGCCATCGATCTGGGTGCCGTCGATGCCGTGCTGCCCATCAGTGAGATCGCCGATGCGATTGTCGAGGCGGTCGGCTAG
- the rdgB gene encoding RdgB/HAM1 family non-canonical purine NTP pyrophosphatase, with protein MAFDASPEPGDTGRLVVVASGNHGKLAEIRSTLDFPGWRFASAGELDGEWPSPEEDGETFTDNARIKAFAARERFAFAALADDSGLEVDALDGAPGVYSSRFAGPCATDAENNSRLLLALQDVPQLERTARFRCTIVLLAEDGTETVATGTCEGSIGFEGRGEHGFGYDPLFLPDAAPGRTMAQLTLSEKNAISHRGAALRDLRAQLVRD; from the coding sequence ATGGCTTTCGATGCGTCCCCCGAGCCGGGGGATACCGGCAGGCTCGTGGTCGTGGCGAGCGGCAATCACGGCAAACTCGCCGAGATCCGCAGCACGCTCGACTTTCCCGGCTGGCGGTTTGCCTCCGCTGGCGAGCTCGATGGCGAGTGGCCAAGTCCGGAGGAAGACGGCGAGACGTTTACCGACAACGCTCGCATCAAGGCGTTCGCAGCGCGCGAGCGGTTCGCATTCGCGGCACTGGCCGACGACTCGGGACTTGAGGTCGACGCGCTCGATGGTGCTCCCGGTGTGTACAGCAGCCGGTTCGCCGGTCCCTGTGCCACCGACGCCGAGAACAACTCGCGGCTCCTGCTCGCACTCCAAGACGTGCCGCAGCTCGAGCGAACGGCGCGGTTCCGCTGCACGATCGTGTTGCTCGCAGAGGACGGCACCGAGACTGTCGCGACCGGCACCTGCGAGGGGAGCATCGGATTCGAGGGCCGAGGGGAGCACGGTTTCGGCTACGATCCGCTGTTCCTGCCCGACGCCGCGCCTGGGCGCACGATGGCCCAGCTCACACTCTCCGAGAAGAACGCGATCAGCCATCGGGGTGCGGCTCTGCGCGATCTGCGCGCGCAGTTGGTGCGGGACTAG
- a CDS encoding hybrid sensor histidine kinase/response regulator, protein MVEFDRSAFIGKFQEEAAELLQRLNEGVIMLESTPDDRELIDRMMRDAHTIKGSSRMVGLIEISDVAHWLENIMVRVRDKEMAYTPDMSDSFFEALDAIVYLTDHSGVNTDGVVDLDGLKARLAVIAATGIEDDEAEAEEQTAAADKKALKKRTKKSKDEPDAAATAVAADGEQPVADDASGADRTPSHEELEHDDLSGTPSDADDQPHRLDREAELRTKVQATIRIRTNQLDNLLNLISEVVIAQIKSEQHLTEVRSMQVHAHETSQTWARIKSMLAALGRTELLEALGDDMNEIDRLLGDSRRDLAEFAKDYAEDTSRASVVINDLQEQGMRLRMLPANTIFQTFPRAVRDLAKQFRKDIELIIEGGETELDKKVLEEINDPLVHIMRNAVDHGIEDPETRLALGKPAQGTVRLAARQEGDRIVIEVSDDGAGIDPEKVRQSAVRKGYITAAEAKSVSDREAQYMIFEAGFSTAAIITEISGRGVGMDVVREFVVEKLKGSLDLDSVPGQGTTFKLTIPLTLAIIRALMLRVGDHIFALPTSSVDETLRIDPSEILKVEGREVVRRQRRTIPIVRLSDILGVAAETVQGGKVPIATISYSGQRMGFIVDAFVGEQQIVIKPLGTHLAKVENVAGVTILGAGQVVPILNVPDLMANARSRSGQKGRHAEQRAEREGPRTILICEDSFTTRELERSIFEAAGYEVETAVDGANGLSKLRDGLAPDAVVTDVQMPNMTGFELTRAIKNDANLKDIPVVIVTSLEREEEKAEGIEAGADAYITKSVFNQDTLLDTVERLIR, encoded by the coding sequence ATGGTCGAGTTCGATCGCAGTGCGTTCATAGGGAAGTTCCAAGAGGAGGCCGCGGAGCTGCTTCAGCGGCTCAACGAGGGCGTCATCATGCTCGAGAGCACGCCGGACGACCGCGAGCTCATCGACCGCATGATGCGTGATGCGCACACGATCAAAGGCTCTTCTCGGATGGTCGGGCTCATTGAGATCTCGGACGTCGCCCACTGGCTCGAGAACATCATGGTCCGCGTGCGCGACAAGGAGATGGCGTACACACCCGACATGAGCGACTCGTTCTTCGAGGCGCTCGATGCGATCGTCTACCTGACCGACCACAGCGGGGTGAACACCGACGGCGTCGTCGATCTCGACGGCCTCAAGGCCCGCTTGGCGGTCATCGCCGCGACAGGCATCGAGGATGACGAGGCTGAAGCCGAGGAGCAGACTGCGGCTGCCGACAAGAAGGCGCTGAAGAAGCGCACCAAGAAGTCGAAGGACGAACCGGATGCGGCCGCAACCGCGGTGGCGGCCGACGGCGAGCAGCCGGTGGCAGACGACGCGTCGGGGGCGGACCGGACACCCTCGCACGAGGAGCTCGAGCACGACGACCTCTCCGGGACCCCGTCAGACGCTGACGACCAGCCGCATCGGCTCGACCGCGAGGCCGAGCTACGCACCAAGGTCCAAGCGACTATTCGCATACGCACGAATCAGCTCGACAACCTGCTCAACCTCATCAGCGAGGTCGTCATCGCGCAGATCAAGTCAGAGCAGCACCTGACCGAGGTGCGCTCGATGCAAGTGCACGCGCATGAGACGTCGCAGACGTGGGCACGCATCAAGTCCATGCTTGCGGCACTCGGTCGGACCGAGCTGCTCGAAGCGCTCGGCGATGACATGAACGAGATCGACCGGCTCCTCGGCGACTCGAGGCGTGACCTCGCCGAGTTCGCGAAGGACTACGCCGAGGACACCTCGCGGGCATCGGTCGTCATCAACGACCTGCAGGAACAGGGCATGCGTCTGCGCATGCTGCCTGCCAATACCATCTTCCAGACGTTCCCCCGTGCGGTGCGCGATCTTGCGAAGCAGTTCCGCAAGGACATCGAGCTCATCATCGAGGGCGGCGAGACGGAGCTGGACAAGAAGGTTCTCGAGGAGATCAACGACCCGCTCGTGCACATCATGCGAAACGCGGTCGATCACGGGATCGAAGACCCCGAGACGCGTCTGGCGCTCGGCAAGCCGGCTCAGGGGACCGTGAGGCTCGCTGCACGGCAAGAGGGCGACCGCATCGTCATCGAGGTCAGCGACGACGGTGCCGGCATCGACCCCGAGAAGGTACGTCAGAGCGCCGTTCGCAAGGGCTACATCACCGCGGCGGAGGCCAAGTCGGTCTCCGATCGCGAGGCGCAGTACATGATCTTCGAAGCCGGCTTCTCCACGGCCGCCATCATCACCGAGATATCGGGGCGCGGGGTGGGCATGGACGTGGTACGCGAGTTCGTCGTCGAGAAGCTGAAGGGCTCGCTCGACTTGGACTCGGTACCGGGGCAGGGCACGACGTTCAAGTTGACCATCCCGCTCACTCTGGCGATCATCCGTGCCCTGATGCTGCGCGTTGGGGACCACATCTTCGCGCTGCCCACCAGCTCGGTTGATGAGACGCTGCGTATCGACCCGAGCGAGATACTCAAGGTCGAGGGGCGCGAGGTCGTTCGTCGTCAGCGGCGCACCATTCCCATCGTGCGACTCTCCGACATCCTTGGCGTCGCCGCCGAGACCGTTCAGGGCGGCAAGGTACCCATCGCGACGATCAGCTACTCGGGCCAGCGGATGGGATTCATCGTCGATGCGTTCGTCGGCGAGCAGCAGATCGTAATCAAGCCGCTCGGCACACACCTCGCCAAGGTCGAGAACGTGGCGGGCGTGACCATCCTGGGCGCGGGTCAGGTCGTACCGATACTCAACGTTCCCGACCTGATGGCAAACGCCCGGTCGCGGTCCGGCCAAAAGGGGCGCCATGCCGAGCAACGCGCCGAGCGGGAAGGGCCGCGGACGATCCTCATCTGCGAAGACTCGTTTACAACGCGCGAACTCGAGCGGTCGATCTTCGAAGCTGCAGGCTACGAGGTCGAGACTGCGGTCGACGGCGCGAACGGCCTGTCCAAGCTGCGCGATGGACTTGCGCCCGATGCCGTCGTCACGGACGTGCAGATGCCCAACATGACCGGATTCGAACTCACCCGGGCGATAAAGAACGACGCAAACCTCAAGGACATCCCGGTCGTCATCGTCACCTCTCTCGAGCGCGAGGAAGAGAAGGCCGAGGGCATCGAGGCCGGTGCGGACGCCTACATCACGAAGTCCGTATTCAACCAGGACACGCTCCTCGACACCGTCGAGCGCCTGATCCGCTAG
- the rph gene encoding ribonuclease PH, with product MPVRSGGREPGALRPVRVTRRYLKHAMGSCIFELGDTRVLCAASIQEGVSGWRRGSGLGWVTAEYAMLPAATHTRSRREVGASGPKGRTHEIQRLIGRSLRSIVDMSGLGGEVTVSIDCDVIQADGGTRTAAITGAWIALYDALAMWKEAGKIDSIPLMGQLAATSVGMVDGELLLDLEYSEDSIAEVDMNVVMDDKGRFIEVQGTGEQTPFDRARLDAMLDLAAGGIGRLLEIQRDVTTGDVAVYEG from the coding sequence ATGCCCGTACGTTCCGGCGGACGCGAGCCCGGTGCACTGCGCCCGGTACGCGTCACACGCCGCTATCTCAAGCACGCCATGGGAAGCTGCATCTTCGAGTTGGGCGACACGCGGGTACTGTGCGCTGCAAGTATCCAGGAGGGTGTCTCGGGCTGGCGCCGAGGAAGTGGCCTGGGCTGGGTCACCGCGGAGTACGCGATGCTGCCCGCCGCGACACACACCCGCTCGCGACGCGAGGTAGGAGCGTCCGGTCCTAAGGGGCGCACGCACGAGATCCAGCGGTTGATCGGTCGATCGCTTCGTAGCATCGTCGACATGAGTGGGCTCGGCGGGGAAGTGACCGTCTCAATCGATTGCGACGTCATCCAGGCCGACGGCGGCACGCGCACAGCGGCGATCACCGGTGCGTGGATCGCGCTATACGATGCTCTCGCCATGTGGAAGGAAGCGGGCAAGATCGACTCCATTCCGCTCATGGGCCAGCTCGCGGCGACGAGCGTGGGCATGGTCGACGGCGAGTTGCTGCTCGACCTCGAGTACTCCGAGGACTCCATCGCCGAGGTCGACATGAACGTCGTCATGGACGACAAGGGCCGCTTCATCGAGGTCCAGGGGACGGGCGAGCAGACACCGTTCGATCGCGCTCGGCTCGATGCGATGCTCGATCTCGCCGCGGGCGGCATCGGCAGGCTTCTTGAGATCCAGCGCGACGTCACCACGGGCGACGTCGCCGTCTACGAGGGCTGA
- a CDS encoding Ni/Fe hydrogenase subunit alpha — MADTITLPAVKRIEGHGRVSLFLDDRDRVSGAHFDVIEFRGFEKMLEGRMVWEAPLITSRVCGVCPVSHHLAAVRAVDALYGVTIPPAAALLRELLHLGGFAQDHALHFFFLAGPDFLTGDGTGSRDLLGVIAAQPELARRAIALRRAGQRIVEMVGGRTSHPVAAIPGGMSKAITAEQRIELTGLVESMRETASIAADTSREATLRLLDRYPEFSAEPVPYVAQTRGHEFALLDGEITVLNPDGTITERFAAADYESHIGERVLDGSYANSPYLRSLGPDAGSYRVGPLARINIVERMPGERSQALRDDFRATLGRPVHAVLAYHWARMIELVAAVERMSAILADDEVISPDVRVPVQRGVAGVGTAAIEAPRGTLIHSYEADEVGRIVKANLIVATTHNVASLDRAVLDAVAGTAREEALSDDSVLMMELGIRAHDPCLSCATHEIGRMPLVVELIGADGSVIAEKGVAQHG, encoded by the coding sequence ATGGCTGACACGATCACACTCCCTGCGGTGAAGCGAATCGAGGGGCACGGCAGAGTCTCGCTGTTCCTTGACGATCGAGACAGGGTCTCAGGCGCTCACTTCGATGTCATCGAGTTCCGCGGGTTCGAGAAGATGCTCGAGGGTCGCATGGTGTGGGAGGCTCCGCTCATCACGAGCCGGGTGTGCGGCGTGTGCCCGGTGAGCCATCATCTCGCCGCCGTGCGCGCGGTGGACGCGCTGTACGGGGTGACCATCCCGCCGGCAGCCGCTCTGCTTCGCGAGCTGCTGCACCTGGGCGGATTCGCCCAAGACCACGCGCTGCACTTCTTCTTCCTGGCCGGTCCGGACTTCCTGACCGGGGATGGCACCGGGAGCCGCGATCTGCTCGGCGTCATCGCAGCACAGCCCGAATTGGCGCGTCGCGCCATCGCACTTCGCCGGGCGGGTCAGCGCATCGTCGAGATGGTCGGGGGTCGTACGAGCCATCCTGTTGCGGCGATTCCCGGCGGCATGAGCAAGGCGATCACAGCCGAGCAGCGCATCGAGCTGACAGGGCTCGTCGAGAGCATGCGGGAGACCGCGTCGATCGCCGCCGACACATCGCGTGAGGCGACTCTGCGGCTGCTGGATCGCTATCCGGAGTTTTCGGCCGAGCCCGTGCCGTATGTGGCGCAGACCCGCGGCCACGAGTTCGCGCTTCTCGATGGCGAGATCACCGTGCTCAACCCCGATGGGACCATCACCGAACGGTTCGCCGCCGCCGACTACGAGTCGCACATCGGCGAGCGCGTTCTCGACGGCAGCTACGCGAACTCGCCGTACCTGCGCTCGCTGGGTCCCGATGCCGGCAGCTACCGCGTCGGCCCGCTGGCCCGCATCAACATCGTCGAACGCATGCCCGGCGAGCGGTCTCAGGCACTGCGCGACGACTTCCGGGCGACGCTCGGCCGCCCGGTGCACGCGGTACTCGCCTACCACTGGGCCCGCATGATCGAGCTGGTCGCAGCGGTCGAGCGCATGTCGGCGATCCTCGCCGACGACGAGGTCATCTCGCCAGACGTGCGCGTGCCGGTTCAGCGCGGTGTGGCGGGTGTCGGCACGGCCGCCATCGAGGCGCCGCGCGGCACGCTCATTCACTCGTACGAGGCCGATGAGGTCGGGCGCATCGTCAAGGCCAACCTCATCGTCGCCACCACGCATAACGTTGCCAGTCTCGACCGCGCAGTGCTCGATGCGGTCGCCGGTACGGCTCGTGAAGAGGCGCTTTCGGACGATAGCGTTCTCATGATGGAGCTCGGGATACGGGCGCACGATCCCTGCCTGTCGTGTGCGACTCACGAGATCGGCCGCATGCCACTCGTCGTCGAGCTGATCGGTGCCGACGGGAGCGTCATCGCAGAGAAGGGGGTCGCGCAGCATGGATAG